The DNA window CGAAAACGCCGTCGTACGGGGAAAACACGCCGGGAATCCGTTCGTGCTGCTGTCCGAACCCATGGTCGCGGATCCCACGCGCGGGCTGCCGGGTAAACGTCCCGTGTGGGCGTACTGCCACGTGCCGAACGGGTCCGAAGTGGACGCCACCGAGGTGATCACCCGTCAGATCGAGCGCTTCGCACCGGGATTCTCCGACACCGTGCTCGCCAGCCGCTCGGTCACTGCCACGCAGCTCTCCGCCTACAACCCGAACTACGTAGGCGGAGACATCGCGTCTGGCGCGATCACGCCGCGGCAGCTGGCGGCGCGGCCGGTCGCCCGGTGGGACCCGTTCCGCGTGCCGCTCAGTGGTGTGTACCTGTGCTCCGCGGCCACTCCGCCGGGGCCGGGCGTACACGGCCTCGGCGGCTACTACGCGGCGAAACGGGTGTTGCGCAAAGAATTCGGCCGTGCACTGCCCGCGCTGGGACACCTCGCGTGAACCGCCACCGCCTGTCCCGCCGTCGGCAGCGGGTGACGATCGCACTGCTCGTCGTCGGCATCCTGTTGTGCGGCGGCGGGATCGTGCCACTCGTCCTCGGCTACCGCACGGTGACGGTCAACGGCGACGCGATGGCCCCGGTCCTCCGTCACCAGGACACCGCGGTCGCCGACACCGACACCGGAAACCTGCGGCGCGGCGACGTGGTGCTGCTCGACCCCGCCGCGCTGGGCGGGCACGACGAACCGGTCGCGTTGCGGGTGGTCGGGCTCGGCGGCGACACCGTGAGCTGCTGCGTGACCGACGGGCGGATCGCGGTGAACGGGCAGCCCATCGCCGAAGAGTACTTGGACGGTGACGCGCCGGCGTCGATGCCGTTTTCGGTGGCGGTGACGCCGGGGCGGCTGTTCGTGCTCGGCGATCACCGCACCGTGGCAACGGATTCGCGGACGCGCGTGGCGGGGCCGGGCGCCGGTGCGGTGCCGGTTTCGGCGGTGCGGGGCAGGGTCGTGGCGCGGGCGTGGCCGCTCACCAGAGCGGGCGAACTCGACGCCACGCGTGCGTTCTCGCGGTTCGCGCCGCCCCGCGACGGTGCGATCGGCTTGATCGTGGCGGTGGCCGTGGTGCTCGCGGGGGTCGTGTTCCTTGCTGCTTCCGGGTTCGAGGCCCTGCGCAGGCGACCGAAGTAGCTTGCGCTCCGGCCGTCGCCGCGCCAAAGTTCTGAGTGGTGCAGGGGGCATCAGGGGCAGAAAAGGACGAATCATGCGATTGAGACGTGCCTTGGCGGTCTTCGGGCTCGCCGGGGTTTCTTTGGTGTCCACCGCGGTCGCGGTGCGGGCCGACCCGCTCGGCGCGGCGGCGAACCAGGTCGTCGTCCGCGACGGCGAGACGAAACCCGTCTACGACTTCGGCAAAGCGATCCGGGAGCTCGTTTACGTCGAGACCCCGGTCGACAGCGACCGCGACGGCAAGCACGACAAGCTCGCCGTCTACGTGACGCGTCCAAAGGAGACGGACGGCTCGCTCAAGGTCGCGTCGATCGTCGAGCCGAGCCCGTACAACGGCGGCACGCTCGACGTGCCCTATCACCCGGCCAAGGTGACCGACTACCCACGCACCGCGCCGTGGTCGCCGCCGACGGGACCGCAGCCGCCGGTCGACTACGACCCGATCTACTACGACAACTACTTCGTTTCCCGCGGGTACGCGGTGATTTCGGCGGACACGCTCGGCACCGGCAACTCCGAGGGCTGCCCGAGCGCGATCGGCACCGACGAAAAGGTCGGCATGAAGACCGTCGTCGAATGGCTGACCGGCAAGGCGAAGGCGTTCACCGCCGACGGCAAGGAGGTCAAGGCCTCCTGGTCCACCGGGAACGTCGCGATGGCGGGCAAGAGCTACGACGGCACGCTGCCGGTCGCGGTGGCGAGCACCGGGGTGCCGGGGCTGAAGACGGTGGTGTCGATCTCCGGGATCGCCAGCTGGTACAGCTACTACCGGGCGAACGGCGCGGTGGTGTCGCCGGGCGGCTACGTCGGCGAGGACGCGGACCTGCACGCGAAGGTGGTGCTCACCAGGAAGAACGCGGCGGTCTGCGAAAAACCCATCCGGGAGATGGTAACCGCGATGGACCGGGTCAGCGGCGACTACAACGCGTTCTGGAACGAGCGCAACTTCGCCAAGGACATGAAGAACTTCAAAGGCAGCGTCCTGCAGGTCTCCGGCGTCAACGACTGGAACGTGAAGCCGAAGAACTTCACCGACCTGTGGACCGCGCTCGGCAACAACAACACCCCGCGCAAGCTGTGGCTGCACCAGGGCCAGCACGACGACCCGCTCTACGTCGCGGAGCAGGCGTGGCTCGACCAGGTGCACAAGTGGTTCGACCACTGGCTCTACAACGTCGACAACGGTGTGATGAAGGAGCCGATGGTGCACTTCGAGGCCGCGCCAGGCAAGTGGGTGGACTACCGGAACTGGCCGGAGCCCGGCGCGCACGACGTGACGTTCCGCTTCGGCGCGAACGGCAAGCCGGCGCAGCCCGGTGTGCTGACCCCGTTCTGGGCGCCCGGATTCGGCAAGAAGCAGTCCTTCGTGGACGATCCTAACCGGACAGCCGACAGCCTGGTGTCCGGAATGGACAAGGCGGACCCGAACCGGTTGCTCTACGTGTCCGACCCGCTTCCGTTCAACGCCAGGGTTTCGGGCACGCCGCAGGTCACGGTGCGGGCCTCTGTGGACGGGAAGTCGCCGTACCTGAGCGCGTTGCTGGTGGACTACGGAAAGGACACCCGCGTCACCGAACTGGTGAAGACGCAGGACCAGTGGTGCTTCGGTGACACGCTCGGCACGAACTCGGGTTGCCGCCCGAAGCGGGTCTACAAGACCGCGGAGAGCGACTACCAGGTGGTCAGCCGCGGCTGGCTGGACGTGCGGAACCGGAACTCGGCGAGCGTGACCGAGCCGATCCGCCCCGGCAAGCCGTACACCTTCACCTGGAACATGGAACCGAGGCAGTACCAGCTCAAGGCGGGGCACCGGCTCGGTGTCGTGCTGCTGGTGACGGACCAGGACTACACGCTGCAGTACCCGGCGGGCACGCAGGTGACCGCGACGCTCGGGGAAAGCAGCGTCAAGATCCCGCTCGTCGCCGGCTGATTTTCCTGCCCGTGATGGCCACCATGACGGCACTGAACCTGTCATGGTGGCCATCACGGCATTGGCTACCCGTGCGCGTAGAGCTGGCTCGCGGGCACGATCTGCTGCGGTGTGTTCGGGCCGGACCACAGCAGCTTCATCGAAGCCTCGCCGCCGTTTTCCTTCTGCTCCAAGGTGATCGCGTACTTCTTGCCCGCGACGAGCGGCACGGTGCCGGTGTCGACGGCGGGGCCGTGCGGGGTGCTGTTGTCGATGACGAGCTTGCCGTCGATCCACAGCCGCACCGTGTCGTCGGAGACGGTGGTGAACGTGATCGGCCCGGATTCGCGCGGCACCACGGCACCCGTCCACCGCGACGAGAAGTTTTCGGCGGGGATCGACGCGGCGGGCGAGCCGTCGAACTTCCAGTTGTAGTTCACCCCGCGGTCGACCCTGGTGACGGTCGGCTCACCGGTGAACGTGGAGTTCGGCCAGAACCGCGCGGTGAGCCCGTCCCCGTGCCCTGGCTTGGCCAGTGGCGGGATCGCGATGTCGAGTTCCAGCACGGTCGCGATGTCGTTGGCCGGTTTCCCGCTCGGTGTCAGGTGAACGCCACCAGCGTCCTGTGCGACACCAACCCGCTGCCCGCTGCCGAGCACGCGCGCCCCGGTCACTCGGAACGGTGAAAGTGCCTTCAGGTCAAGGGAATTCCCCGCGGAAGGCCACTGGTAGACCGAGGCGTAGAGCCGGTTTCCCTTGCGGCTCACCACACCCCAGCCGGGCTCGGCGACGATGCCCGGTGCACCCGCACCGTACACGGCCTTGCCCTGTCCCGCGGTGCGCAGCCACGAGCCGACCTGGTGCAGCCGGTCCACCGACTCCTTCGGGATGCGACCGGTCCGGTCCGGGCCGACGTTGAGCAGGTAGTTGCCGCTGCGGCTGGCGATCGAGGTGAGGTTGCGGGTCAGCTCGGAAGCCGATTTCCAGTCGTGGTCCCATTCGGCGAAGCCCCAGCTGCCGTTGATCGTCATGCACGATTCCCACAGCTGCCCGGCCACCGGCTTGTCCGGGATCTCCTGCTCGGGCGTACCGGTGTCGCCGTCGACCACACGGCGCTTGCCGACCCGGTTGTTGATCACGATGCCGGGATCGAGGCTACGGACGTAGGCCTCGAGTTCCTGACCGTCGCGTTCGGACCACGGGTTGTTCGGCTTGTCCGTGCTCCATTCGCCGTCGAACCACAGCACCTTCGGGTGGTAGTTGTCGACGAGCTCCTTGAGCTGGGCGTACATGCGCTCCTTGTAGCGCGGGAAGGTCGCGGGGTTCGCGAAGTCCGGGTCGTGCCAGTCCCAGATGGAGTAGTAGAAGCCGAGTGCGACGTCCTGCTTGCGCGTGGCCTTCGCCAGCTCGGCCAGGATGTCGCGGTTCTTGTCGAACGACGAGTGGTCGCGCAGGTTCCAGTCATTGACCTTCGTCGGCCACATCGCGTAGCCCTCGTGGTGCTTCGCGGTGAGCACCACGTACTTCTGGCCCGCGTCCTTCGCGGTGCGCGCGATCGCGTCCGCGTCGAACCCGGACGGGTTGAAGGTGGCGGCCTGCTTTTCGTACTCCGCCTTGGGAATCTCACAGCTGCGCTGGATCCACTCGGCACCCTGGCAGACGCTGCCGTCGGGGCGCTGGTACTTGCCCTGCAGGTTCGAATAGGCGCCGAAGTGGATGAACATGCCGAAGCGGTCGTCGCGCCACCACTGGGTGCGGGCGGCGGTGAACGGGTCGTCGGGAGCGAAGTTGGTGCCGGGGCCTGGCGGTGGCGGTGGTGCCGCGGTGGCGGGGACACCGCCGAGCAGGGTCGCCACGGCGACCATGCCCAGCAGGCAGCGAACGGCGGAGCGGCGGAAGGTCACGGACGCCTCCTCGGTGAGGTGTGCTCGACGAGGGGCGACGTTAGCGACCGAAAGATCGGATGTAAACCGGCGATCGTGGGGACCTGGCAGACGGAAGGCGGCGCGAGACGGCGATAGATCTGATCTCTACTTCTTCTTCCAGGTGCATCCGCCGCTGACCTTGAGGAACTCGCCCTTCTTGACGGTGACGCTCCCCGGACCCTTGAACGCGTCATTGGTGATGATCGCGTTGAAATCGCCGGAGTCATTTCGATCGCGCGACCAGAAACACAGGTCTTCGCCACCTGGGGTCCGGTAGGAGCCTGCGGCGATATCGGTGCCGACCGCGTACATCCCGTCGGAGAATTCCGTTTTCGGCCCGGTCTGCACCGGTTCCGCCGGAACCTCGGGTGGCGCCGTGACGGTCGAGACGACTGTGGACGGTGGCGCGGTCACTGTGGACGCTGGTCTGGAAACCGTTGCGGTGACGGTGGTTTCGATCGGCGCGGGAGCGGCGGCCGGTTTCACGTCCGGCCTGGCGGTGAGCCCGATCCCCAGTCCGACACCGAGCGCGGCCACGGCCCCCAGTGCGGCGATTCCCGCGATGGCGCCGTTCTTCTTCCGGGTGCCGGGATGTACCGGGAAAGGATCGGTCATGGTGAATTCCTCCTCGCCGTTCCAGTGTTCGTGCTGGTAACTCGCGGCGGAGAGGAATGCTGTTACGGACCGTGACCGGTTCGCGATCAAGCGAGGTAGGCGCCGAGCGTCACGGTCAGTGCCTGGTCGAGGTCGGTGGGCGCGCCGTTCCACAGCCGGAGTTCGGCGACCCCGTGCAGTGCGGCCCACAGCGAGGCGGCGAGTGCGTCCCCGGAGACATCGTCGCGCCAGCCGGTGGCCTGCGCCGCGGCGACCAGCGCGCGGAACCGGGACAGCACCGCTTCGACGGCCGCGGCGAGCCCCGGTTCGGTGGTGTCGACGAGGTCGTGCCGGAACATCAGCTCGAACAGCGCGGGGTGGTCGAGCGCGAACGCGACGTACGCGCGGCAGGCGGCGAGCAGCCGCTCGCGAGGAGTCCCGGCCGGGAGCGAACCCTTGCCGAGCGCGGCGAACCCCTCCGCCGCGACGGCGGAAAGGAGCTGGGCCCGGCCCGAAAAGTGGCGCAGCGGCGCGCTGTGGGAGACGCCGCTGTCCTTCGCGATCCGCCGCAGCGTCACGGCTTCCACGCCCTCTTCGACGAGCAGCGAGGTGGCGGTGGCGATCAGACGGTGCTGGAGATCGGGCACGGGATGAGATCGTTCGCGGACACCGGCAGCGGGTGTGGTCGTTTGGGCAGGAACCCGTCACCGGGGGAGCGGCCGACCAACCGGTTGCGCATCCTGGTGACCGCCACCGGCAGCACCTCGCGCCGCACCCAGTCCACTGTGGACAGCAGGCTCGGCTTGGCGGGTTCACCGGGCAGCGGGGTCAGCCAGGTTTCGTCGTAGGGCACGCCGATGCGCTCCAGCAGGTGCGCGGCGAGCCTGCGGTGCCCGTGCTCGCCGAGGTGGAGCCGGTCGGGGCCGAAATAGCGGTGATCGGCCGCGGCGGGGTCGGACCACAGGTCGACGAGCAGGGCGCCGTACCTGCTCGCGGCGGCGCGGATCGCGTCGTTGAGCGCGATCAGCCGCGGCCGCATGCGGGTTCCCATCGGCATCCTCGACGAGACGTCGCTGATGGTGAACACGACGACCTCGGGCGCGGCCGCGGTCAGTTCGCGAACGGCCCTGTCCACGCGCGCGGCGACGGTGGCCGCGTCCCAGCCGCGGGTCATCACATCGTTGCCGCCGCCGAACAGCGCGACGAGATCGGGTTCGAGCCCGGCCACGGACGGGATTTGCTCGGCGGTGATCTGGTCGAGCCTGCGGCCGCGAACGGCGAGGTTGGCGTACTCGAGATCGGGTGCGTCGGCGGCGAGCCTGCCCGCGACGAGATCCGCCCAGCCGCGGTACACGCCGCCGTCGGGATGCGGGTCGTCCAGCCCTTCCGCGCAGCTGTCGCCGACCGCGACGAATCGGTGGTATGCCATTCCCGTCCCCGTAACCCTGAATTCACCTTGTGGACACTGTCTATCAAACGAAGGTTGACGGTGTCCACTCCGAGTGACGGGTGGGTCAGGCTTCGAGCTGAGCCAGATGCGTGTGCGCGACGGCGAGCCGGGGGTCGCCGTCGGGAAGCGCGCGGCACAGCGCGTCGACGATTTCGACGTCGTCGGCGCCCGACGTGGTGTCCCACAGTGACCAGAGCGCGTCGGGGTCTCCGCTGTCGAGTACCACGCGCCGCACGAGCGCGGTCAGGGATTCGCGTTCGTCGCGGATCGCGGGCGACTCCGAGCGGGGCAGCAGCGGGCCGTCGAACGCGGCGGCCGCGACTCCGGCGGCGCCGCGGCGCACCGCCTCGCGCACCCGCAGGAAGTCGGCGTCGAGATCGGCGACGAGCCGGTACGGGCGGGTCTGCACCACGGTGCCGAGCTGGCCGCGGAGCCGGTGGATCTCGGCGCGCACGGTCACCGGGTTGCCGGTCTCGCCGTACAGCTCGCAGGCGAGCCTGTCCGCGGTGGACCCGGCGGGTCGCAACGCGAGCAGAGTCAGAATTTCCGCGTGCCGCAAGGTGATCGGGATGTCCCGACCGTCCAAAGTGGCCACCGGGTCGCCGTCGCTGAGGAAGCGCAGCACCAGCTTCGGCGCGACGCGGGACGGCCGTTTCCGGTCGAGCCGCAGCAGGTACCCCTCGTCGAGCGGTTCGACGGTGGCGAGCCTGCCGTCCGGAAGGGCGACCGCGCCGCCGGAACGGCGGACGCCGACGGTGGCGGGCAGTTCGCCGCACGATTCGGCGGCCAGCACACGGCCTCCCGCCGAGAGCAGTGCGCCCGGTTCGCCGCGCAGCGCTTCGAGGTGGCGCATGTTCGCCAGCCGGAACCGTTCGTCGCGCACCGCGAGCTGGGCGCGCAGCTGCCCCTCCGCGAGCTGGGCCGACGCGGTGACGAGCGCGAGCGTCGCCGGGTGGACCGTCCGCAGCGGTCCGCTGACGTCGATCGCGCCGATCAGCTCGCCGGTGTCCGGGTCGCGCAGCGGCGCCGCCGCGCAGGTCCAGGTGTGGTAGGCCCGGACGAGGTGCTCGGCGGAGTAGATCTGCACCGGCTCGCCGGTGGCCAGCGCGGTGCCCATCGCGTTGGTGCCGATCACGTCCTCGGTCCAGCGGGTGCCCTCGGACAGCCGCACCGAGTCCGCGCGGTGCCGGACCTTGGCCGCGCCCTCGCGCCAGAGGATCGTGCCGTCGGCGTCGGTGACGATCATGATGTGCTCGGCCTCGTCGGCGATGCTGACCAGCGTCTGGCGCAGCAGCGGCAGCACCGGGGCGAGCGGGTGCGTGCCGCGTACGTCGTCCAGCTCGCCGGACTCGTAGACGACGGGCGGGAGCTTGCGGTCGGGGTCGACGTGGGCGGCCAGCGATCGGCTCCACGAAGCCGAAATCACCGAGCGCGGCTTCCGCGGCGCCGGGACGCCGCTGAGCACCGCGTCGTGGACGTGCTGGAGCAGCCGCGCGTACGACAGCGGGTCGCGCAGCATGTCCGGGGCGGGCGGCTCTGCCACAGCTACCCAGGTTAGTGATCGCGCTCACGGCGCTGCAACGTCGCTGCAACGTTGCCGGACCTACCTTGCCGCCAACCACATCCCGTAACGAGGCAGGAGCCATGGCGAAATACGCGGCACCGAACACCCCCGACAGCGTCGTCAGCTACCAATCCCGCTACGACCACTACATCGGCGGCGAGTACGTCCCGCCGTCGAACGGCCAGTACTTCGAGAACCCGACGCCGGTGACCGGGGAGGTCTTCACCGAGATCGCCCGCGGCACGGGTGACGACGTCGAGCGCGCGCTCGACGCGGCGGAGGGCGCCGCGACCGCGTGGGGCAGGACCTCCGCCGAGGAACGCGCGAACGTGCTGCTGAAGATCGCGGACCGGATCGAAGCGAACCTCGAAGCGGTCGCCGTCGCGGAGAGCTGGGAAAACGGCAAGCCGGTCCGCGAAACGCTGGCCGCGGACATCCCGCTCGCGATCGACCACTTCCGCTACTTCGCCGGCGCGCTGCGCGCCCAGGAAGGCGGCATCTCCCAGGTCGACGACAACACGGTCGCCTACCACTTCCACGAGCCGCTCGGCGTCGTCGGCCAGATCATCCCGTGGAACTTCCCGCTGCTCATGGCGACCTGGAAGCTGGCGCCCGCGCTCGCCGCGGGCAACGCGATCGTGCTCAAGCCCGCCGAGCAGACCCCGGCGTCGATCCACCTGCTGCTCTCGATCATCGGCGACCTCATCCCGCCCGGCGTGCTCAACGTCGTCAACGGGTTCGGCGTCGAGGCGGGCAAACCGCTCGCGTCGAGCTCGCGCGTGCGGAAGGTGGCGTTCACCGGTGAGACCACCACCGGGCGGCTGATCCTGCAGTACGCCAGCGAGAACATCATCCCGGTGACCGTCGAACTGGGCGGCAAGAGCCCGAACGTGTTCTTCGACGACGTCGCCGCGGCGAACGACGCCTTCTACGACAAGGCGCAGGAGGGCTTCGCGCTGTTCGCGCTCAACCAGGGCGAGGTCTGCACCTGCCCGAGCCGCGCGCTCATCCAGGCCGGGATCTACGACCGCTTCCTCGGCGACGCGGTGGAGCGGGTGAAGAAGATCAAGCAGGGCCACCCGCTCGACACCGAGACGCAGGTCGGCGCGCAGGCGTCCAACGACCAGCTCGAAAAGATCTTGTCCTATATAGACATCGGCAAGCAGGAGGGCGCGAAGGTCCTCACCGGCGGCGAGCGGAGCGACCTCGGCGGCGAGCTGTCCGGCGGCTACTACGTGCAGCCCACGGTGTTCGAGGGCGACAACAAGATGCGGATCTTCCAGGAGGAGATCTTCGGCCCGGTGGTCTCGGTCGCGAAGTTCGACGACTACGACGACGCGATGAAGATCGCCAACGACACGCTGTACGGGCTCGGCGCCGGTGTCTGGTCACGGGACGGGAACGTCGCCTACCGCGCGGGCCGCGACATCCAGGCCGGTCGCGTGTGGGTGAACAACTACCACGCCTACCCGGCGCACGCGGCGTTCGGCGGCTACAAGGCGTCCGGGATCGGCCGCGAGAACCACAAGATGATGCTGGACCACTACCAGCAGACGAAGAACATGCTGGTGTCCTATTCGGACCAGGCGCTCGGGTTCTTCTGATGGCCGAGCGGGTCGCCATCACCGAGGAGGCGGGCGAACTGCTGAGTCGCCTGGTCGCCGCGCACGGGCCGGTGATGTTCCATCAGTCCGGCGGGTGCTGCGACGGCAGCGCGCCGATGTGCTACCCGCGGGGCGAGTTCCGGACCGGGCAGTCCGACGTCCACCTCGGCGATCTCGCCGTCGACGGCGCCGGCGAGGTCCCGGTGTGGATGTCGGGCCCGCAGTTCGAGTACTGGCGGCACACGCACCTCACGATCGACGTCGTGCCGGGCCGCGGGAGCGGGTTTTCGCTGGAGGCGCCCGAAGGCGTGCGCTTCCTGATCCGCTCCCGCCTCCTGACCGACGAGGAGGTCGCGGAGCTGGACGGCTAACTGTACGAACGGTCGTGCTAATATCGGCTCGTGACGGAACTTCGGGTCGAAGGTGTGTACGTCGGGAAGCCGAGCGTGCTCGGCGTCCACGGGCGGGAAGAGGTGCTCAGCGGGATCACGAAATCCCCGGTGAGCGCGGCCGAGATCGCACTGGGCGAGATCAACCTCGCCGGTGACGACCAGGCCGACCGGACGGTGCACGGCGGGGTCGACAAAGCGGTTTACGCCTACCCCGCCGAGCACTACCCGGCGTGGGTGGCCGAGGACTTCGACGTCTCGGTCGCGGGCTTCGGTGAGAACGTGTCGACGGCGGGCGCCGATGAGAAGACCGTGCGCATCGGTGACGTGTGGGCATGGGGCGACGCGCTCGTGCAGGTCAGCCAGCCGCGGACGCCGTGTTTCAAGCTCGCGATGAAGACCGGGCGCAAGGACATCACGCCCGCGATGATCGATTCCGGCCGCAGCGGCTGGTACCTGCGCGTGCTGCGCACGGGCACCGTCCCGACGAACGGCGTGATGGCGCTGAAGGAACGCGACGAGAACGCGCCCACCATCGAGGAGACCTACCTCGTGTCGTTCGGGAATCCCGCGCGGTTCTCGGCCGAGCACCGCGACGCGTTCCTCCAGCTCGCCGAGCGGGTGCTCGGCACGCCCGACTTGTCGCCGCAGTACCGCGACGGCCTTCGCGCCAAGGTGG is part of the Amycolatopsis sp. CA-230715 genome and encodes:
- the lepB gene encoding signal peptidase I, with protein sequence MNRHRLSRRRQRVTIALLVVGILLCGGGIVPLVLGYRTVTVNGDAMAPVLRHQDTAVADTDTGNLRRGDVVLLDPAALGGHDEPVALRVVGLGGDTVSCCVTDGRIAVNGQPIAEEYLDGDAPASMPFSVAVTPGRLFVLGDHRTVATDSRTRVAGPGAGAVPVSAVRGRVVARAWPLTRAGELDATRAFSRFAPPRDGAIGLIVAVAVVLAGVVFLAASGFEALRRRPK
- a CDS encoding Xaa-Pro dipeptidyl-peptidase; this encodes MRLRRALAVFGLAGVSLVSTAVAVRADPLGAAANQVVVRDGETKPVYDFGKAIRELVYVETPVDSDRDGKHDKLAVYVTRPKETDGSLKVASIVEPSPYNGGTLDVPYHPAKVTDYPRTAPWSPPTGPQPPVDYDPIYYDNYFVSRGYAVISADTLGTGNSEGCPSAIGTDEKVGMKTVVEWLTGKAKAFTADGKEVKASWSTGNVAMAGKSYDGTLPVAVASTGVPGLKTVVSISGIASWYSYYRANGAVVSPGGYVGEDADLHAKVVLTRKNAAVCEKPIREMVTAMDRVSGDYNAFWNERNFAKDMKNFKGSVLQVSGVNDWNVKPKNFTDLWTALGNNNTPRKLWLHQGQHDDPLYVAEQAWLDQVHKWFDHWLYNVDNGVMKEPMVHFEAAPGKWVDYRNWPEPGAHDVTFRFGANGKPAQPGVLTPFWAPGFGKKQSFVDDPNRTADSLVSGMDKADPNRLLYVSDPLPFNARVSGTPQVTVRASVDGKSPYLSALLVDYGKDTRVTELVKTQDQWCFGDTLGTNSGCRPKRVYKTAESDYQVVSRGWLDVRNRNSASVTEPIRPGKPYTFTWNMEPRQYQLKAGHRLGVVLLVTDQDYTLQYPAGTQVTATLGESSVKIPLVAG
- a CDS encoding alpha-L-fucosidase; its protein translation is MTFRRSAVRCLLGMVAVATLLGGVPATAAPPPPPGPGTNFAPDDPFTAARTQWWRDDRFGMFIHFGAYSNLQGKYQRPDGSVCQGAEWIQRSCEIPKAEYEKQAATFNPSGFDADAIARTAKDAGQKYVVLTAKHHEGYAMWPTKVNDWNLRDHSSFDKNRDILAELAKATRKQDVALGFYYSIWDWHDPDFANPATFPRYKERMYAQLKELVDNYHPKVLWFDGEWSTDKPNNPWSERDGQELEAYVRSLDPGIVINNRVGKRRVVDGDTGTPEQEIPDKPVAGQLWESCMTINGSWGFAEWDHDWKSASELTRNLTSIASRSGNYLLNVGPDRTGRIPKESVDRLHQVGSWLRTAGQGKAVYGAGAPGIVAEPGWGVVSRKGNRLYASVYQWPSAGNSLDLKALSPFRVTGARVLGSGQRVGVAQDAGGVHLTPSGKPANDIATVLELDIAIPPLAKPGHGDGLTARFWPNSTFTGEPTVTRVDRGVNYNWKFDGSPAASIPAENFSSRWTGAVVPRESGPITFTTVSDDTVRLWIDGKLVIDNSTPHGPAVDTGTVPLVAGKKYAITLEQKENGGEASMKLLWSGPNTPQQIVPASQLYAHG
- a CDS encoding TetR/AcrR family transcriptional regulator, producing MPDLQHRLIATATSLLVEEGVEAVTLRRIAKDSGVSHSAPLRHFSGRAQLLSAVAAEGFAALGKGSLPAGTPRERLLAACRAYVAFALDHPALFELMFRHDLVDTTEPGLAAAVEAVLSRFRALVAAAQATGWRDDVSGDALAASLWAALHGVAELRLWNGAPTDLDQALTVTLGAYLA
- a CDS encoding SGNH/GDSL hydrolase family protein; its protein translation is MAYHRFVAVGDSCAEGLDDPHPDGGVYRGWADLVAGRLAADAPDLEYANLAVRGRRLDQITAEQIPSVAGLEPDLVALFGGGNDVMTRGWDAATVAARVDRAVRELTAAAPEVVVFTISDVSSRMPMGTRMRPRLIALNDAIRAAASRYGALLVDLWSDPAAADHRYFGPDRLHLGEHGHRRLAAHLLERIGVPYDETWLTPLPGEPAKPSLLSTVDWVRREVLPVAVTRMRNRLVGRSPGDGFLPKRPHPLPVSANDLIPCPISSTV
- a CDS encoding helix-turn-helix domain-containing protein, translating into MLRDPLSYARLLQHVHDAVLSGVPAPRKPRSVISASWSRSLAAHVDPDRKLPPVVYESGELDDVRGTHPLAPVLPLLRQTLVSIADEAEHIMIVTDADGTILWREGAAKVRHRADSVRLSEGTRWTEDVIGTNAMGTALATGEPVQIYSAEHLVRAYHTWTCAAAPLRDPDTGELIGAIDVSGPLRTVHPATLALVTASAQLAEGQLRAQLAVRDERFRLANMRHLEALRGEPGALLSAGGRVLAAESCGELPATVGVRRSGGAVALPDGRLATVEPLDEGYLLRLDRKRPSRVAPKLVLRFLSDGDPVATLDGRDIPITLRHAEILTLLALRPAGSTADRLACELYGETGNPVTVRAEIHRLRGQLGTVVQTRPYRLVADLDADFLRVREAVRRGAAGVAAAAFDGPLLPRSESPAIRDERESLTALVRRVVLDSGDPDALWSLWDTTSGADDVEIVDALCRALPDGDPRLAVAHTHLAQLEA
- the exaC gene encoding acetaldehyde dehydrogenase ExaC — encoded protein: MAKYAAPNTPDSVVSYQSRYDHYIGGEYVPPSNGQYFENPTPVTGEVFTEIARGTGDDVERALDAAEGAATAWGRTSAEERANVLLKIADRIEANLEAVAVAESWENGKPVRETLAADIPLAIDHFRYFAGALRAQEGGISQVDDNTVAYHFHEPLGVVGQIIPWNFPLLMATWKLAPALAAGNAIVLKPAEQTPASIHLLLSIIGDLIPPGVLNVVNGFGVEAGKPLASSSRVRKVAFTGETTTGRLILQYASENIIPVTVELGGKSPNVFFDDVAAANDAFYDKAQEGFALFALNQGEVCTCPSRALIQAGIYDRFLGDAVERVKKIKQGHPLDTETQVGAQASNDQLEKILSYIDIGKQEGAKVLTGGERSDLGGELSGGYYVQPTVFEGDNKMRIFQEEIFGPVVSVAKFDDYDDAMKIANDTLYGLGAGVWSRDGNVAYRAGRDIQAGRVWVNNYHAYPAHAAFGGYKASGIGRENHKMMLDHYQQTKNMLVSYSDQALGFF
- a CDS encoding DUF779 domain-containing protein, which codes for MAERVAITEEAGELLSRLVAAHGPVMFHQSGGCCDGSAPMCYPRGEFRTGQSDVHLGDLAVDGAGEVPVWMSGPQFEYWRHTHLTIDVVPGRGSGFSLEAPEGVRFLIRSRLLTDEEVAELDG
- a CDS encoding MOSC domain-containing protein, translating into MTELRVEGVYVGKPSVLGVHGREEVLSGITKSPVSAAEIALGEINLAGDDQADRTVHGGVDKAVYAYPAEHYPAWVAEDFDVSVAGFGENVSTAGADEKTVRIGDVWAWGDALVQVSQPRTPCFKLAMKTGRKDITPAMIDSGRSGWYLRVLRTGTVPTNGVMALKERDENAPTIEETYLVSFGNPARFSAEHRDAFLQLAERVLGTPDLSPQYRDGLRAKVARFA